From the genome of Methanocalculus alkaliphilus:
TTCATCGAGATGAGGAGGGGGTGGCCCCGATCATTGGTGTTCTTCTGCTGGTTGCACTGACGATCCTGCTCTCGGCGATCCTTCTCTCCTCGCTCCAGCCGGTCCTCCCGGAGAAGCCCCCCTTCACCGCTGCCGTTGAGGGGCGGTTGACGATTGGCCATGAGATCGGGATGGGAACGACCTCACAGTTTGTCGAGCTTTACCATCGTGCCGGTGATCCGGTGCCGGTCCGTGATATGGAGCTGGTCGTGATGGTCCACAGGGGTGGGAATATGCTCCGGTATGAGCGGATCTCCGGTTTCCCTGTGACCCGTTTTGGTCTGGCGACCACTGAAGGCGATGATCTGACTGATAAGAGTGCTCTTGGAGAGGCCAGGCTGGGAGCACTCCACCCGAACCGGGACGGCATCTGGGGTGCCGGTGATACCATCGGGTTTCGGATCAAAACTGGCGGTGGCGGGATCACCCTCCTCCCCGGAGATACGGTGCAGGTCCGGATAGTGCATATCCCGTCACAGCTGATCATCGTTGATCAGTCGATGCGGGTGTTTCCAAAGCAGGGGTGAGGAGGCCCCTCATCGGCTTCCGGGAATGTGGCGTTCTCTGGTTGCCGGGTCGTTTCACTTTTTGATAAATATTGTCATATCCTGGCTCAATCTGGATTTCGGGGGATTTTGTTGTTGCAGGGGTGAAGATAGCTTGTCCTTGGCTTCCGGGAATGTGGCGTTCTTTGGTTGCCGGGTGGTTTCACTTTTTGATAAATATTGTCATATCCTGGCTCAATCTGGATTTCGGGGGATTTTGTTGTTGCAGGGGTGAAAATTCCTCGAATGTGGATTCACCTCCTTCTTCGACCGCTCATAACAAGGTGGGCAGGAATACAGGTCTGCCTGGTATTTTACAGGTGATTGAGCCGAATCAATCAAAACGTCAATTCAGGCTCCAATTCCGATTCAGGGCGATCCTGTATTTGATGGGCAATTATGGTAAAAAGAGCACTCATGAGGCTCCTCAAGAGATCGAAATGCTCAATCTCAATATCTTTGTCTTATCTCTGCAGGTGTTGGGAACTCGTAGAGATTTGGGAGTCAATGACTCCCAAATTTGACTCATCCCCACAGGTTTGGGGTACTCCTGTAAAAGCATTATCAGCAGCTCAGACCAACCGGCTCATCCCCTCATCAGAAATGCGTTTCATGCCTTCGGATATCTGCGGAGAGCCGAATTCAGGGGATTATTCTCCAGGATGAACGA
Proteins encoded in this window:
- a CDS encoding type IV pilin, with product MRGLLTGSARGSSGRLSIHRDEEGVAPIIGVLLLVALTILLSAILLSSLQPVLPEKPPFTAAVEGRLTIGHEIGMGTTSQFVELYHRAGDPVPVRDMELVVMVHRGGNMLRYERISGFPVTRFGLATTEGDDLTDKSALGEARLGALHPNRDGIWGAGDTIGFRIKTGGGGITLLPGDTVQVRIVHIPSQLIIVDQSMRVFPKQG